AGGGCGCATGAATTCCTCAAGCAACACCTCGCCAGGGTGGAGCGGAGCGAGAGTCTTAGTGCTCATCTTCTGCGCCTCCTTTTGTGGTAATCAACAATGTCCACATCGTAGGCATCTCCTTCCTTCCAGACAAAGCAGACGCGCCATTGATCGTTGATGCGTATACTGTATTGTCCCTCCCGGTCCCCTGAAAGAGGTTCCAGACGGTTTCCCGGAGGGACTCTTAAGTCAGCCAGGATCGCGGCGCGATGCAACATCCTGAGCTTTCTCAAAGCTACCCTCTGAAGATCTTGGGGCAGCTTCATCGATGCCTCTCGGCTGAACAGTTTCTCTGTTTCTTTGTCTTTGAAACTTCTGATCACGCCTCTATGGTATAACGGCCTGCGTTATATGACAAGTCGAAAGTAAGAAAGGTCCCATTTCAATGCCAGCTCACGGAGATCCACGCTGTAAAAGGGGTTGTAAAGGGGGGCACCCATCAAAAGGCCCTCTGTCAAGGGAAAAAACTCTCCTGTGGCAAGGAAAGCATCGTTTCCTTGCTGAGGGTACGGCCGTGTTGTGTACAGCCTCCGTCAGCGCCTCAACGGCTCTTACGAAGCCTTGTATCGCGGGAAATCCGTATACCCGTGCGCGTCAAACGCATACCAAAGCTTCATGTCCGCCTCCGGATTTAGAGGCCAGCCATTGGCGAAACGTTCCACCAGGTCGGGATTGCTGAGATAAGGCCTACCAAACGAGATCAGGTCCGCATCATTGTTCTGAATCGCAGCTTCCGCGGATTCTTGAGTGTACCCGCAATTACCCATGAGCGGCCCCTTGAACACCTCCCGGAATTCGGCCAGCGTCATGGGTTCTCCGAGTTTGTGAAATCCGAATGCCAGGCCGTCCAACACGTGCAGATAGGCAAGGTCATACCGATTCAGCTGTGTAGCTACATACACAAACGTCTCACGATAATCCGGTGAGCCCATATCGTTGAAACTGCCGTTCGGCGCTATATGCACACCGAGTCGGTTGGAGGGCCAGACCGTAACCACCGCCTGGACGATCTCGTCCAGGAACCGGTAGCGATTCTCCAGGCTGCCCCCGTAGCGGTCTGTGCGATGATTAGTCCTGGACTGTAGGAACTGGTCTATGAGGTATCCATTCGCGGCGTGCAGCTCCACTCCGTCAAAACCCGCGGCTTTCGCGCGCTCCGCTGCTCGTCGAAAATCCTCCACGATGGCCGGGATCTGGTCCGTTTCCAGCGCTCTTGGCGCTTCATACTCCTTTTTGCCGACGGGCGTATGACTATAGTCGCCATTTATCTTGATGGCCGAAGGCGCTACCGGAAGTTCCCCCTTTTCGTGAAAAGCCGCGTGGGAAGCTCGTCCGCAATGCCAAAGCTGGAGAAATATGGGGGTCCCTTCGGCATGAAGCGCATCGACCACCAGTTTCCAGGCTTCGGTTTGCGTGTCCGAATAGATCCCCGGACTGTTCAACCAGCCAATGCCTTGTTTAGAAACGACCGTCGCCTCGCTTATTATCAAGCCCGCGGAAGCCCTCTGAACATAGTACTCGGCCATTAGCGAATTGGGCATCCGCTCCTCGCCCGCCCGTGAACGGGTCAACGGCGACATGACGATCCTGTTTTTCAACGAAAGCCCATGCAAATCAAAAGGAGTGAATAAAGAATGCTTATTGACGCTTGTAATCATTTTTTCCCCCATTAATTATTCCCGGTATCGAAGCGGGTTCCAAGCCCGCCATTAAGTCACAAATTAACTGGACTCATAGGCGGTGCTGCTATTTTGGAGGCCGTGTCGTGTGCGGCAGTTCCTAATCTTGCCGAACAATTTATACCAGTTGCCACAATTTCTGACCTTTTGCACAGCCCACGCTGTTAAGAGAACTGATAGGGTCCAGAGCCTGTCCCGGACCGCGGACCGGAGTCCCTGCCGGGCCGAACTAGTTGATCTGTATCCGAAAAGTGTACCGGCACGGAGGCCGCGACGTACCAATTTCCAAGAGGCGCTCATCGTAATCGGACACTATTTTTGACACTTGCAATGATTCCGAATCCTGATTGTCCTTATAAACCCTTCACAGGTCCGATCGTACCCCAAATAGGTCCATTTTGCAATGGTTCGGCCCTGTCAACGGGTGGCCGTATCCCGGTCGTCCCCCGCGTGGCCCAAGATCTCGCCCCAA
This region of Desulfomonile tiedjei genomic DNA includes:
- a CDS encoding type II toxin-antitoxin system RelE/ParE family toxin, which encodes MIRSFKDKETEKLFSREASMKLPQDLQRVALRKLRMLHRAAILADLRVPPGNRLEPLSGDREGQYSIRINDQWRVCFVWKEGDAYDVDIVDYHKRRRRR
- a CDS encoding alkene reductase, which produces MITSVNKHSLFTPFDLHGLSLKNRIVMSPLTRSRAGEERMPNSLMAEYYVQRASAGLIISEATVVSKQGIGWLNSPGIYSDTQTEAWKLVVDALHAEGTPIFLQLWHCGRASHAAFHEKGELPVAPSAIKINGDYSHTPVGKKEYEAPRALETDQIPAIVEDFRRAAERAKAAGFDGVELHAANGYLIDQFLQSRTNHRTDRYGGSLENRYRFLDEIVQAVVTVWPSNRLGVHIAPNGSFNDMGSPDYRETFVYVATQLNRYDLAYLHVLDGLAFGFHKLGEPMTLAEFREVFKGPLMGNCGYTQESAEAAIQNNDADLISFGRPYLSNPDLVERFANGWPLNPEADMKLWYAFDAHGYTDFPRYKAS